A single genomic interval of Halorubrum aethiopicum harbors:
- a CDS encoding DsrE family protein, producing MKTVLHITSGDEGHFQHAIRCASLLSQHEDLLHEAVTLLPHRGGIRLVAANSPLSEDIQELIEHGVTIKAGSSCFDAHELPREALPGVEIVPSGVSELVRLQSEGYNYVKIP from the coding sequence ATGAAAACTGTACTTCACATCACCAGTGGCGATGAAGGCCATTTTCAGCATGCGATACGGTGTGCATCCCTCTTATCGCAGCACGAAGACCTGTTACACGAGGCTGTGACACTCCTTCCACACAGAGGGGGAATCAGACTCGTCGCCGCCAACTCACCCCTCTCCGAGGATATTCAGGAACTAATCGAGCACGGTGTGACAATCAAAGCCGGTTCCTCGTGCTTTGACGCGCACGAATTACCGCGTGAGGCGCTTCCCGGGGTCGAAATTGTCCCGAGTGGAGTGAGCGAACTGGTTCGTCTCCAGTCGGAGGGCTACAATTACGTGAAAATACCGTAA
- a CDS encoding CHY zinc finger protein: MSDPDGPDATRTTHAPALDDRFSVPLRGVTVDPRTRCAHWDSAVDVIALRFGCCETYYPCASCHEEATDHDAEPWPRDRFDDPAVFCGRCRGRLTASEYLDCDDACPRCGAAFNPGCRSHRDRYFEP; encoded by the coding sequence ATGAGCGACCCCGACGGCCCCGACGCGACGCGGACGACTCACGCCCCCGCGCTCGACGACCGCTTTTCCGTCCCCCTCCGCGGGGTCACGGTCGATCCCCGGACCCGGTGTGCCCACTGGGACTCCGCGGTCGACGTGATCGCCCTGCGGTTCGGCTGCTGTGAGACCTACTACCCGTGTGCGAGCTGTCACGAGGAGGCGACCGACCACGACGCGGAGCCGTGGCCCCGCGACCGGTTCGACGACCCCGCGGTGTTCTGCGGGCGCTGTCGCGGGCGACTGACCGCCAGCGAGTACCTCGACTGCGACGACGCCTGCCCGCGCTGCGGGGCCGCGTTTAATCCCGGCTGTCGCTCACACCGGGATCGGTACTTCGAACCCTGA
- a CDS encoding mandelate racemase/muconate lactonizing enzyme family protein encodes MRDYSDQIDIRDADRDVQITSIDACVVEGNFEWNLIKVETDAGVTGIGESYRGGGIPEIVEYTNRFLVGENPLDVERLVRYVFQEMSGHGGTTGKVVTAASGIEIALLDAAGKILDLPVYQLLGSKYRDEVRIYCDCHAGEAYAVEDGATAYAEAEAYSPEAYAAEAARVVDMGFSALKFDLDLPADNENDPYNGRLTNAAIREKREIVEAVREEIGYDVDLAFDCHWDYSVESAKRLAYELEEFDLMWLEDLVPPENMDAQKEVTKATRTPVATGENRFRVFELSDLIYDHGVDVVTPDPTTVGGLTETMRIADRAEENYMPMSPHNVCSPVGTMACVHLGAATPNFDLLEYHALEVDWWDDLLVREEPIIEDGRIAVPEEPGLGIELDMDVVDEHLLPGTDGF; translated from the coding sequence ATGAGAGATTACTCGGACCAGATCGACATCCGCGACGCGGACAGGGACGTACAGATCACGAGCATCGACGCCTGCGTCGTCGAGGGCAACTTCGAGTGGAACCTGATCAAGGTGGAGACCGACGCCGGCGTTACCGGCATCGGCGAGTCGTATCGCGGCGGCGGGATCCCGGAGATCGTCGAGTACACGAACCGCTTTCTGGTCGGCGAGAACCCGCTCGACGTCGAGCGGCTCGTCCGCTACGTCTTCCAGGAGATGTCGGGCCACGGCGGCACGACCGGGAAGGTCGTCACCGCCGCCTCCGGCATCGAGATCGCGCTTCTGGACGCCGCCGGGAAGATCCTCGATCTCCCCGTCTACCAGCTCCTCGGGTCGAAGTACCGCGACGAGGTCCGGATCTACTGCGACTGTCACGCCGGCGAGGCGTACGCGGTCGAGGACGGCGCGACCGCGTACGCGGAGGCCGAGGCGTACTCCCCGGAGGCGTACGCCGCCGAGGCGGCCCGGGTCGTCGACATGGGCTTTTCGGCACTGAAGTTCGACCTCGACCTGCCCGCCGACAACGAGAACGACCCGTACAACGGGCGGCTGACGAACGCGGCGATCCGCGAGAAACGCGAGATCGTCGAGGCGGTGCGCGAGGAGATCGGCTACGACGTCGACCTCGCGTTCGACTGCCACTGGGACTACTCCGTCGAGAGCGCGAAGCGGCTCGCGTACGAGCTGGAGGAGTTCGACCTGATGTGGCTCGAGGACCTCGTGCCGCCGGAGAACATGGACGCACAGAAGGAGGTGACGAAGGCGACGCGGACCCCGGTCGCGACCGGGGAGAACCGCTTCCGCGTCTTCGAGCTCTCGGATCTCATCTACGACCACGGCGTCGACGTCGTCACGCCCGACCCGACCACCGTCGGCGGGCTCACGGAGACGATGCGGATCGCCGACCGCGCCGAGGAGAACTACATGCCGATGTCCCCGCACAACGTCTGTAGCCCGGTCGGGACGATGGCCTGCGTCCACCTCGGCGCGGCGACCCCGAACTTCGATCTCCTCGAGTACCACGCGCTGGAGGTCGACTGGTGGGACGATCTCCTGGTCCGCGAGGAGCCGATCATCGAGGACGGCCGGATCGCGGTTCCGGAGGAGCCGGGACTCGGGATCGAACTCGACATGGACGTCGTCGACGAGCACCTCCTCCCGGGAACCGACGGGTTCTGA
- a CDS encoding tyrosine-type recombinase/integrase: MSSVERQIDVDDHLDLDDSVIALPADLQKDYPTDRSPSYTEIELDDETVRTLRMYLASRWKDTVALWPSRQTDRMSTESVRNVVRAADVAADVRPLTLTGRGAPEDVTPHTLRHSVAYRILNVEEGNTFYDVRNRLRHASIQSTERVYDHIDRV, encoded by the coding sequence ATGAGCAGCGTCGAGCGGCAGATCGACGTTGACGACCACCTCGACCTCGACGACAGCGTGATCGCATTGCCGGCGGACCTCCAGAAGGACTACCCGACCGATCGGTCGCCGAGCTACACCGAGATCGAGCTCGACGACGAGACCGTGCGGACACTTCGAATGTACCTCGCGAGCCGGTGGAAGGACACTGTGGCGCTCTGGCCGTCGCGGCAGACCGACCGGATGTCGACCGAGTCGGTACGGAACGTGGTGAGAGCCGCCGATGTCGCGGCCGACGTACGGCCGCTGACACTCACCGGGCGAGGAGCCCCGGAGGACGTGACACCGCACACGCTGCGGCACAGCGTCGCGTATCGGATCCTCAACGTCGAGGAAGGGAACACGTTCTACGACGTGCGGAACCGGCTGCGACACGCGAGCATCCAATCGACTGAACGCGTCTACGACCACATCGACCGCGTCTGA
- a CDS encoding cupin domain-containing protein, producing MSRFSNEHQSRVPGDPSENDSVGYPSTVEDLSTGARITFLERGVDEQGTYLIMDGVLPPGVDSGPARLHPRSEARSEVMAGRADVTVCGESNVLLLGESLTIAPGEAHSIRNRGDDTLVVRTTLRPPGEFEAAIRALYEAGAGGRPDLFAVAAVLSHYCADVRLAGVPWVVQRPLLGALAGIGTMLGRNPLP from the coding sequence ATGAGCCGATTTTCGAACGAACATCAGTCGAGGGTACCAGGTGATCCCTCAGAGAACGATTCAGTCGGATATCCAAGCACAGTCGAGGATCTATCGACGGGAGCACGTATCACGTTCCTCGAACGCGGTGTCGATGAACAAGGGACGTACTTGATCATGGACGGCGTTCTCCCGCCGGGAGTAGACAGTGGGCCCGCCCGTCTGCACCCACGGTCGGAGGCACGCTCGGAGGTGATGGCGGGTCGGGCCGACGTGACGGTTTGCGGTGAATCCAACGTCCTGCTTCTCGGCGAATCGCTGACCATCGCCCCCGGAGAAGCCCACAGCATCCGAAACCGCGGCGACGACACCCTCGTCGTTCGGACGACACTCCGCCCGCCCGGCGAGTTCGAAGCCGCAATTCGGGCGCTATACGAGGCCGGAGCAGGGGGTCGACCGGATCTATTCGCGGTGGCGGCAGTCCTCTCTCATTACTGTGCGGACGTGCGTCTCGCAGGCGTCCCATGGGTGGTTCAGCGACCGCTCTTAGGTGCGCTCGCCGGCATCGGAACGATGCTCGGCCGAAATCCACTCCCATAG
- the pyrF gene encoding orotidine-5'-phosphate decarboxylase — MRFFERLADRIERTDSVVSVGLDPDPDRIPSFLSDADLPRWAFNRRIIDATHEHAACYKPNAAFYEDADGWRALRETVAYAAGKDVPVLLDAKRADIGNTTRRYAEVLEWVDAITVNPYMGRDSLQPFLDREERGVFVLCRTSNPGGSDLQDLELDSGEPLYERVAALADGWNANGNVGLVVGATTPDELAEVRGIVPEIPFLVPGVGAQGGDAEAAVEHGLADYPGVDVDVGLVNSSRGIVFAGEEAARSGEEATYFGAAGDAAKRLKKRLNRHR; from the coding sequence ATGCGCTTCTTCGAGCGGCTCGCGGACCGGATCGAACGGACCGACAGCGTCGTCTCGGTCGGCCTCGATCCGGACCCGGACCGGATCCCGTCGTTCCTCTCGGACGCCGACCTCCCGCGGTGGGCGTTCAATCGGCGTATCATCGACGCGACCCACGAGCACGCGGCCTGCTACAAGCCGAACGCGGCCTTCTACGAGGACGCCGACGGCTGGCGCGCGCTCAGAGAGACCGTCGCGTACGCGGCCGGGAAAGACGTGCCCGTGCTTCTCGACGCCAAACGCGCCGACATCGGCAACACCACGCGCCGGTACGCCGAAGTGTTGGAGTGGGTCGACGCGATCACCGTGAACCCGTACATGGGCCGCGACTCGCTCCAACCCTTCCTCGACCGCGAGGAGAGGGGCGTGTTCGTGCTCTGTCGGACGTCCAACCCCGGCGGAAGCGACCTCCAGGACCTCGAACTCGACTCGGGCGAGCCCCTGTACGAGCGCGTCGCCGCGCTCGCGGACGGCTGGAACGCGAACGGAAACGTCGGCCTCGTCGTCGGCGCGACGACGCCCGACGAGCTCGCGGAGGTCAGAGGGATCGTCCCGGAGATCCCGTTCCTCGTTCCCGGCGTCGGCGCGCAGGGCGGCGACGCCGAGGCCGCGGTCGAACACGGGCTCGCGGACTATCCGGGGGTCGACGTCGACGTCGGGCTCGTCAACTCCTCGCGGGGGATCGTCTTCGCCGGCGAGGAGGCGGCTCGATCGGGCGAGGAGGCGACGTACTTCGGGGCCGCCGGCGACGCGGCGAAACGACTGAAGAAGCGCCTGAATCGTCACCGGTAG
- a CDS encoding DUF4386 family protein, which produces MNRWNYLRVGGLAALIEAAIYVAGIAYFLVVLDFASVTGALQQIELFAANETTLSAMYLLIYVVFGIVLVALVLTLHERLATGAPMLMRATTAFGVIWAGLVIASGMVATLAMGVVVDLYSTDPTQATTVWLAVSPVIDGLGGGNEIVGGLWTLLVSVVALRTRALHRLVNYLGLVVGGAGILSAIPALGEIGGGVFGLTQIVWFIALGVLLLRAGRREASAHLRKE; this is translated from the coding sequence GTGAATCGGTGGAACTACCTTCGTGTAGGAGGTCTGGCCGCGCTGATCGAGGCGGCCATCTACGTGGCCGGGATCGCGTACTTCCTCGTCGTCCTCGACTTCGCGAGCGTCACCGGGGCGCTCCAGCAGATCGAGTTGTTCGCCGCGAACGAGACGACGCTGTCCGCGATGTACCTGCTCATCTATGTGGTCTTCGGCATCGTACTGGTGGCGCTCGTGCTGACGCTCCACGAGCGCCTCGCGACCGGGGCACCGATGCTGATGCGAGCGACGACCGCGTTCGGGGTCATCTGGGCCGGGCTCGTCATCGCCAGCGGGATGGTCGCCACCCTCGCGATGGGCGTCGTCGTCGACCTCTACAGCACCGACCCGACGCAGGCGACGACCGTCTGGTTGGCGGTCAGTCCGGTCATCGACGGGCTGGGCGGCGGCAACGAGATCGTCGGCGGCCTCTGGACGCTACTCGTGAGCGTGGTCGCGCTCCGGACGCGGGCGCTCCACCGACTGGTGAACTATCTCGGGCTCGTGGTCGGAGGTGCAGGCATCCTCTCGGCGATTCCAGCGCTCGGTGAGATCGGCGGTGGCGTCTTCGGGCTGACCCAGATCGTCTGGTTCATCGCGCTCGGCGTCCTCCTGTTACGCGCAGGTCGTCGCGAAGCCTCCGCACACCTTCGCAAGGAGTGA
- a CDS encoding mandelate racemase/muconate lactonizing enzyme family protein, translating into MEITQVESFPIELPLESPVSFSNRTLTYRDHAITYVRTADGREGVGYSLGYEGAHLVADAVESMLEPIVLGKDPRDTTRLWREMYDGNVQIGRMGVMLRAISTVDMALWDLKAKAADQPLYKLLGGNSESVPSYGSGGYYRDEKGHEALRGEVRRYVEEGHEVVKMKVGRLSVDEEVERVDAVRDEVGSETTLLLDANGVWESTTEAVRACRAFEPYDPYFIEEPVMIDRVETMAEVNDAIDYPVATGELEGTRHNFARLHDTGAATILQPDVTVCGGITEWLRIANYAAAYDVPIAPHYNWNIHTSLLGAIDNGLWIEYFYRDMDVKAFDDVVAEPLAPGDDGRIAMPEEPGHGVTLDKDALEEFSA; encoded by the coding sequence ATGGAGATCACACAGGTCGAGTCGTTCCCGATCGAGCTCCCGTTGGAGTCGCCCGTCTCCTTCTCCAACCGGACGCTCACGTACCGGGACCACGCGATAACGTACGTTCGAACCGCCGACGGCCGCGAGGGGGTCGGCTACTCGCTGGGCTACGAGGGCGCCCACCTCGTCGCCGACGCGGTCGAGTCGATGCTCGAACCGATCGTCCTCGGGAAGGACCCGCGCGACACCACCCGCCTCTGGCGCGAGATGTACGACGGCAACGTCCAGATCGGTCGCATGGGCGTGATGCTCCGTGCCATCTCCACCGTCGACATGGCGCTGTGGGACCTGAAGGCGAAGGCTGCCGACCAGCCGTTATACAAGCTCCTCGGCGGCAACAGCGAGTCGGTCCCCTCCTACGGCAGCGGGGGGTACTACCGCGACGAGAAGGGCCACGAGGCCCTCCGCGGCGAGGTGCGCCGCTACGTCGAGGAGGGCCACGAGGTGGTGAAGATGAAGGTCGGCCGCCTCTCCGTGGACGAGGAGGTCGAGCGCGTCGACGCCGTCCGCGACGAGGTCGGGTCGGAGACGACGCTGCTCCTCGACGCCAACGGCGTCTGGGAGTCGACGACCGAGGCGGTCCGCGCCTGCCGGGCGTTCGAGCCGTACGACCCGTACTTCATCGAGGAGCCGGTGATGATCGACCGCGTGGAGACGATGGCGGAGGTGAACGACGCCATCGACTACCCGGTCGCCACCGGCGAACTGGAGGGCACCCGCCACAACTTCGCGCGGCTCCACGACACGGGCGCGGCGACGATCCTCCAGCCGGACGTGACCGTCTGCGGCGGGATCACGGAGTGGCTCCGGATCGCGAACTACGCCGCGGCCTACGACGTGCCCATCGCGCCCCACTACAACTGGAACATCCACACCTCGCTGCTCGGGGCGATCGACAACGGGTTGTGGATAGAGTATTTCTACCGCGACATGGACGTGAAAGCCTTCGACGACGTGGTCGCGGAGCCGCTCGCGCCGGGTGACGACGGCCGGATCGCGATGCCCGAGGAGCCGGGTCACGGCGTAACGCTCGACAAGGACGCCTTAGAGGAGTTCAGCGCATGA
- a CDS encoding quinone oxidoreductase family protein, with protein sequence MKAVRYHDYGSTDVLQVDEVDQPTPDRDEVLVEMRAASVNRVDVMFRSGQYGNLPLPSIPGGDGAGRVAAVGEDVETFESGDRVFASGMDRAEGGTFAEYATIPAEKLARLPENVSWTAGGAIGNVGATAWTALEELVGIQAGDRVLIHGGSGGVGHAAVQIAAHSGAEVITTAGSEEARARLQELGASVAFDYENDSLAEDILAATDGAGVETVLDHRLEEYLALDLSVVTEGGTIISTMGHVPETNGRPLYNKEVTIQPLKMDNHPTRQPVLERLARLMKQDTITPVVADTYSFDDAARAHQEILAGGYVGKLVVTP encoded by the coding sequence ATGAAAGCCGTTCGCTACCACGACTACGGCAGTACAGACGTGCTCCAGGTCGACGAGGTCGACCAGCCGACACCCGACCGCGACGAAGTCTTGGTCGAAATGCGGGCTGCCAGCGTCAATCGTGTCGATGTGATGTTCCGTTCCGGTCAGTACGGAAACCTTCCTCTTCCGTCGATTCCTGGCGGTGACGGCGCGGGCCGCGTTGCGGCGGTCGGTGAGGACGTCGAGACGTTCGAATCCGGTGACCGAGTCTTCGCATCCGGCATGGATCGTGCCGAGGGCGGCACCTTCGCTGAGTACGCCACGATCCCGGCGGAGAAACTGGCGCGTCTGCCAGAAAACGTGTCGTGGACGGCTGGGGGTGCCATCGGTAACGTCGGTGCCACTGCCTGGACGGCACTAGAGGAACTCGTCGGCATCCAAGCCGGTGACCGCGTCCTCATCCACGGCGGCTCCGGCGGTGTCGGCCACGCCGCAGTCCAGATTGCCGCCCACAGCGGGGCCGAGGTTATCACGACGGCTGGGTCGGAGGAGGCTCGGGCCCGGCTACAGGAACTCGGAGCGTCTGTCGCGTTCGATTACGAGAATGATTCGCTCGCCGAGGACATTTTGGCTGCGACCGACGGTGCTGGTGTCGAAACGGTCCTCGACCATCGGCTTGAAGAGTATCTCGCCCTCGATCTGTCGGTCGTCACCGAGGGCGGGACGATCATCAGCACGATGGGCCACGTCCCTGAGACGAACGGCCGTCCCCTCTACAACAAGGAAGTGACCATCCAGCCGCTCAAGATGGATAACCATCCGACTCGACAGCCGGTGCTGGAACGACTCGCTCGCTTGATGAAGCAGGATACAATTACCCCTGTCGTCGCCGACACCTACTCCTTCGATGACGCCGCCCGGGCCCACCAAGAGATACTTGCCGGCGGGTACGTGGGGAAACTCGTCGTAACACCCTGA
- a CDS encoding helix-turn-helix domain-containing protein codes for MKHIRITVRPDLDRAPPFLRYLLDEEAHDEARAVDWNRGDSELSTHIYAIAGDGARFAELARETPGVKSVELSAAAARVSYALIELRDEELPIFGGSATAIDRSGLVVRRPLVYRDGRIHGHIVGDPTTLQSTVDNLPESVSVHIDAIQPFPSADVNPTTTLSDRQQEALQVAVELGYYDTPREATHADIADEMGCAPNTASDHLQRGEAKLVRAGLMAFNSSL; via the coding sequence ATGAAACACATCCGAATCACAGTCCGTCCAGATCTCGACCGCGCACCCCCGTTCCTGCGGTATTTGCTGGATGAAGAGGCTCACGACGAAGCACGGGCCGTCGACTGGAACCGCGGCGATTCGGAGCTGTCGACCCATATATACGCGATCGCTGGCGATGGAGCCCGGTTTGCTGAACTAGCACGGGAGACGCCAGGCGTCAAGTCGGTCGAACTCTCAGCGGCCGCCGCTCGTGTCTCGTACGCACTCATCGAACTACGTGACGAGGAGCTCCCAATCTTCGGAGGGTCCGCGACCGCGATCGACCGCAGTGGACTGGTGGTTCGGCGACCACTCGTCTACCGTGATGGCCGTATCCACGGCCATATTGTCGGGGACCCGACGACATTACAGTCGACGGTTGATAACCTCCCTGAGAGTGTTTCCGTCCATATTGACGCGATTCAGCCGTTCCCAAGTGCCGACGTGAACCCCACCACAACGTTGAGCGATCGACAACAGGAGGCGCTTCAGGTAGCCGTCGAATTGGGATACTACGATACACCGCGCGAGGCGACACACGCCGACATCGCCGACGAGATGGGCTGTGCGCCGAACACAGCGAGTGACCATCTACAAAGAGGCGAGGCCAAACTCGTCAGGGCCGGACTGATGGCGTTTAACTCGTCGTTATGA
- a CDS encoding cytochrome P450, which produces MGTPSESGDDELPPGPDGLPVLGNTHQYVKQPMGFFDELTTYGDVVHCEFPRIDAVAVFHPDYIGDVLLGQGTYERWNFDELKELLDYEIAPRGLTFTRGEEWKRQRHFLQPMFGLDRLEGFSSAMVAATERLINEWDDGEEIAINEEFSQLTLSILTNSLFDFDLGEHREVITDAADELQAMADMSGSGAVEILLPSWVPTHRNRRYEQAMDAFDATVDTLIEERRANPGQYDDLLTTMLEKEDDHDYSMSDEEIHDHLITFLIAGHETTAMALTFTWLLLATNPEDRNRLEAEVTTVLDGPPTADDLSDLSVTEHIAKEAMRLYPPAGMLFREATEDTELGGYHIPEGTKILLPQFTVHSDDRWFDAPDQFRPERFTAERSDERPDFAYFPFGGGPHQCIGMHFAMMELKHIIPIIARRVDFELLSSPQPEINMELTLQPSEDVRMRVHK; this is translated from the coding sequence ATGGGAACACCTTCGGAGAGCGGCGATGACGAACTCCCACCCGGTCCCGATGGTCTCCCGGTGCTGGGAAATACGCATCAGTATGTCAAACAGCCTATGGGGTTTTTCGACGAGCTTACAACATACGGCGACGTCGTCCACTGTGAGTTCCCGCGTATCGACGCTGTCGCTGTCTTCCATCCCGATTACATCGGTGACGTGTTACTGGGACAGGGAACCTACGAGCGATGGAACTTCGATGAACTCAAAGAACTTCTCGATTACGAGATCGCACCGCGGGGACTCACGTTCACCCGGGGTGAGGAGTGGAAACGACAGCGGCACTTCCTCCAGCCGATGTTTGGGCTGGACCGGCTGGAAGGGTTCAGTTCGGCGATGGTTGCCGCCACGGAACGGCTGATCAACGAGTGGGACGACGGCGAAGAGATCGCCATCAACGAGGAGTTCTCACAGCTGACGCTCTCGATCCTGACGAACTCACTCTTTGATTTTGACCTCGGGGAGCACCGGGAGGTGATTACGGACGCCGCCGACGAACTCCAGGCGATGGCCGACATGAGCGGTTCCGGGGCCGTCGAAATACTGCTGCCGTCGTGGGTTCCGACACACAGGAACCGCCGGTACGAACAGGCGATGGATGCCTTCGATGCGACCGTCGACACGCTCATTGAGGAGCGACGGGCGAATCCGGGTCAGTACGACGACCTCCTGACGACGATGCTTGAAAAGGAGGACGACCACGACTACTCCATGAGTGACGAGGAGATCCACGATCATCTCATTACGTTCCTCATCGCTGGGCACGAGACGACCGCGATGGCACTGACCTTCACGTGGCTCCTACTGGCAACCAACCCGGAGGATCGCAACCGACTGGAGGCCGAGGTTACGACCGTGCTGGACGGTCCACCGACGGCCGACGATCTCTCTGATCTCTCCGTTACTGAGCACATCGCCAAAGAGGCGATGCGGCTGTATCCGCCCGCAGGAATGCTGTTCCGCGAGGCCACCGAGGACACAGAGCTCGGTGGCTACCACATTCCTGAAGGGACGAAAATTCTCCTCCCACAGTTCACCGTCCATAGTGATGACCGATGGTTTGACGCACCCGACCAATTCCGCCCTGAGCGTTTTACTGCGGAGCGAAGCGACGAGCGGCCGGACTTTGCGTACTTCCCATTTGGCGGTGGTCCCCACCAATGTATCGGGATGCACTTTGCGATGATGGAACTGAAGCATATCATCCCGATTATTGCCCGACGTGTAGACTTCGAGCTGTTGAGTTCGCCCCAGCCCGAAATAAACATGGAACTGACGTTGCAGCCGTCCGAGGATGTCCGAATGCGCGTTCACAAATAG
- a CDS encoding acyl-CoA dehydrogenase family protein — MIDYFDLEASLSQEERLLVDSARSFVEGEIDDMGEHWIEGTFPTEIIPKMGEMGFYAPNLEGYGLPGVSETSYGLLMRELEACDSGLRSMASVQGALVMYPIHAFGSDEQKEEWLPALGEGEAVGCFGLTEPEHGSNPSAMETHAEKEGDEYVLNGSKTWITNSPISDVAVVWARDRSEEDDPVRGFLVETDRDGVTTNKIDEKLSLRASITGEIALQNVEIPEENRLPGVSGMKGPLSCLTQARYGIAWGAVGAAQDCFETARQYATDREQFGKPIGGFQLQQRKLAEMATQITLAQLLAHRLAELKESGEMRPQHVSMAKRNNVRMARDQSRIAREMLGGNGITADYSPMRHMTNMETVYTYEGTHDIHTLILGEDLTGMQAYQ; from the coding sequence ATGATCGATTATTTCGATTTGGAGGCGTCGCTCTCCCAGGAGGAACGGCTGCTCGTCGACTCCGCGCGGTCGTTCGTCGAGGGCGAGATCGACGACATGGGGGAACACTGGATCGAGGGCACGTTCCCGACGGAGATCATCCCGAAGATGGGCGAGATGGGCTTTTACGCGCCGAACCTCGAGGGGTACGGTCTGCCGGGGGTCAGCGAGACCTCCTACGGCCTCCTGATGCGCGAGCTGGAGGCGTGTGACTCGGGGCTCCGGTCGATGGCGAGCGTCCAGGGCGCGCTCGTGATGTACCCGATCCACGCGTTCGGCAGCGACGAACAGAAGGAGGAGTGGCTCCCCGCCCTCGGCGAGGGCGAGGCCGTCGGCTGCTTCGGCCTGACCGAGCCCGAGCACGGGTCGAACCCCTCGGCGATGGAGACGCACGCCGAGAAGGAGGGCGACGAGTACGTCCTGAACGGCTCGAAGACGTGGATCACGAACTCCCCCATCTCCGACGTCGCCGTCGTCTGGGCGCGCGACCGGAGCGAGGAGGACGACCCGGTTCGCGGGTTCCTCGTCGAGACCGACCGCGATGGCGTGACGACCAACAAGATCGACGAGAAGCTCAGCCTCCGCGCGTCGATCACCGGCGAGATCGCGCTCCAGAACGTCGAGATCCCCGAGGAGAATCGGCTCCCCGGCGTCTCGGGCATGAAGGGGCCGCTGTCGTGTCTGACCCAGGCGCGCTACGGCATCGCGTGGGGCGCGGTCGGCGCGGCCCAGGACTGCTTCGAGACCGCCCGCCAGTACGCCACCGACCGCGAGCAGTTCGGCAAGCCCATCGGCGGCTTCCAGCTCCAGCAGCGCAAGCTCGCGGAAATGGCGACCCAGATCACGCTCGCCCAGCTGCTCGCCCACCGCCTCGCCGAGCTCAAGGAGTCCGGCGAGATGCGCCCGCAGCACGTCTCGATGGCCAAGCGGAACAACGTCCGGATGGCCCGCGACCAGTCGCGGATCGCCCGCGAGATGCTCGGCGGCAACGGGATCACGGCCGACTACTCCCCGATGCGACACATGACGAACATGGAGACCGTCTACACCTACGAGGGCACCCACGACATCCACACGCTCATCCTCGGCGAGGACCTGACCGGGATGCAGGCGTACCAGTAG
- the trmY gene encoding tRNA (pseudouridine(54)-N(1))-methyltransferase TrmY, whose protein sequence is MRQFVVVGHDVPTDPDAISLSDIPGAGRLDLLCRCVSTGVFLSHGIREDARVHLVCADELTVTFDAATLRHLHPDERNVAARVRDALAAREDAIGHMPADVSPGVELRRMGLEATLERLAGDGTLLQLHEAGDPLVDAEPPADPVFVLSDHHDFSEAESSLLAEACDRRLRVGPERLHADHTVSVVHNWLDTDGYTAY, encoded by the coding sequence ATGCGCCAGTTCGTCGTCGTCGGCCACGACGTCCCCACCGACCCGGACGCGATCTCCCTCTCGGACATCCCCGGTGCGGGCCGGCTCGACCTGCTGTGTCGGTGCGTGTCGACCGGCGTCTTCCTCTCACACGGCATTCGCGAGGACGCCAGAGTCCACCTCGTCTGTGCCGACGAGCTCACGGTCACGTTCGACGCCGCGACCCTCCGACACCTCCACCCCGACGAGCGGAACGTCGCAGCGCGGGTCCGCGACGCGCTCGCCGCCCGCGAGGACGCGATCGGTCACATGCCGGCGGACGTCTCCCCCGGCGTGGAGCTGCGTCGGATGGGACTGGAGGCGACGCTCGAGCGGCTGGCCGGGGACGGGACGCTCCTCCAGCTCCACGAGGCGGGCGACCCGCTCGTCGACGCGGAGCCGCCTGCGGACCCGGTGTTCGTCCTCTCGGACCACCACGACTTCTCGGAGGCGGAGTCGTCGCTGCTCGCGGAGGCGTGCGACCGCCGGCTCCGCGTCGGCCCCGAGCGACTCCACGCCGATCACACCGTCTCGGTCGTCCACAACTGGCTCGACACCGACGGCTACACCGCGTACTGA